Sequence from the Sphingobium baderi genome:
GGTGACAGGGTTATAATTCGATGACCTTCGGGAAATGCCCTAGGAAGCCCGTAGAGCGCCGATAGGCACGTTTAGGCCCTCTCCCCTATCCGGTTGCTCTATCGCGGCTCTGTGGCGCTGAAATCGCCTCCTAGCCCCCCCTGATAGCCCTTCCTGCCCTTGGAGCCTGTTATGACGTTGGAGACTTCGCCCTACGATCCGACCGATCACCTCAACACCGAGGAACGGATTGCAGCCTACCTTGAGGCTGCATGGGAAGGCGCAGACGAGTTCACGGACATGGAGAAGCGGTTTGCCTTTCTCACCAACTGTTTCGAGGTTGTCCTGCTAGCCCGGCAACGCTGGTTCCTGACCCGATTGACGCATTGACCCTACCGCCCTCGCAGGCATGATGATCCTGCTGCGGCCCTTTTTCTCAACTTCCCCTGCGTGCGGGGGATTGGGGGTGCAGGTAACGATCCCCCTTGGGGCCGCAGCAACCCTCCCGACATGACGCGCGCCGCGACCAGCGGCGCTCCATTTTCAATCGGTGTCCCCCGTCAGTGTGAGTGTCAGTGTCAGTGTCTGTTCCAGACTCTGCCACTCACACTGACACTAGGGGGCTAAAAATGGAGACGCCGGAGGGTAAAAATGGAGACGCCGGAGGGTATGAGTGGAGACGCCGGAGGGTATGAGTGGAGACGCCGGAGGGTATGAGTGGAGACGCCGGAGGGGTGTGTGGAGATATTGACAGTGGATAGACACTTTTTATAAACTCCACTAATGGAGCAAATAGCCGTCTCGTCCGCTGCGCTCGCACTCCGAGCAGAAAAGCCGCTCACTCCGGCTATGATCTCAACGCTGTGGGAGATTGCGGCTGTCCTTGATGAGGATCGCATACCTGCCAATGTGCCCAACTCGGTCTGGCTATCGATCCCCACGGCGCGCTTGCGTGGCCCCAATGCAAGGCAGGACAATGTCTGGCTCCGCGAGTGCTTGGAGCGCATGATTGGCCTCAAGCTGACCGGCCAGCACCGCAATGACGAATGGGGCGCAGTGCTGGTGGCCGAATGGCACATCACCGAAGGCGGATCGAAGGCCCGTATCCTGATCCCGCCTGCAGGCGTCCACGCGCTGCGCAGCACCGGAAATTTCGTGAAGATCGAGACGACAGCGGCACATCGGCTCCCGCCCCATGCCCGCCGCCTCTATGCTCTGCTGGCCGACCGCAAGCGCCAGCGCGAACCCTACGCCCAGTGGAGCGTAGACAACCTGCGTGGCCTGCTCGGCGTCGATGATAAACGGTCCTATGAGGTTTGGTCACAGTTCCGAAAATGGGTTCTGACCCCCGCCATTGAGGCCATCAACGACTTCGGCACGGTGCGGGTGAAGATGACCACCGTGAAGTCCGGCCGGTCGGTTTCCGCCGTCCGCTTCGAATGGCGCTGGAAAGATCCGCACGATGCCGCCGATACGGTGGTGGAGAACGAGCGCCACAGCGACGCCCGGCGTAAAGACCCGCCGGAAAACCCGGATGCCCCGCCGCTGGTCGAAGGCGATCCGGTAGTGCGGGAAGGACTGGCCCAGCTTGTAGCGGACCTCGGG
This genomic interval carries:
- a CDS encoding replication initiation protein, with translation MISTLWEIAAVLDEDRIPANVPNSVWLSIPTARLRGPNARQDNVWLRECLERMIGLKLTGQHRNDEWGAVLVAEWHITEGGSKARILIPPAGVHALRSTGNFVKIETTAAHRLPPHARRLYALLADRKRQREPYAQWSVDNLRGLLGVDDKRSYEVWSQFRKWVLTPAIEAINDFGTVRVKMTTVKSGRSVSAVRFEWRWKDPHDAADTVVENERHSDARRKDPPENPDAPPLVEGDPVVREGLAQLVADLGNSKRVQEPEQMDVETYLALRDEDRPEYPITDDERAWLDMRPVGNEEL